From one Williamwhitmania taraxaci genomic stretch:
- the recJ gene encoding single-stranded-DNA-specific exonuclease RecJ → MEKRWVLKEQSDASEVALLSDALGIDRVLANLLIQRGVKTFEQAKTFFRPTLDSLYDPFLMKDMDKAVVRIEQAIEKGEKILVYGDYDVDGTTAVALMYSFLSKLTDKIAYYIPNRYSEGYGVSIEGVTYAADNGFTLIVALDCGIKAVEKVAYAREHGVDFIICDHHLPGDTIPNAAAVLDPKRIDCNYPFKELSGCGVGFKLAQAYSQYKGIPFSELEPLLDMVAVSIASDIVPLTGENRVLAHFGLKRLNENPSRGLLSIIKLAGLVGHSIAVDDIVFKIGPRINAAGRMESGKAAVDLLLADCDLNAFEMGEAINICNNDRKEVDRGNTLQAIEIIQSSPELQKKKSTVLFNPTWHKGVVGIVASRLIDYYYRPTIVLTASNGFATGSARSVPGFDLYQAIDGCSDLLENFGGHMYAAGLTMKEENVPAFIERFESIVAASITDSMMIPMVEIDSELKLSDITEKFFRILKQFQPFGPGNMSPVFISSDVVDNGDGRLVGADHEHLKLDLIQEDNPYKPVTAIGFQLGIHYDHISKGKAFNACYSIAENTYRGVSSLQVRIRDIKY, encoded by the coding sequence ATGGAAAAGCGATGGGTCTTAAAGGAGCAGAGCGATGCATCCGAAGTTGCCCTATTATCCGATGCCTTAGGGATTGATCGGGTCCTAGCAAATCTTTTAATTCAACGAGGGGTAAAAACTTTCGAACAAGCAAAAACATTTTTTCGTCCAACACTCGATTCTCTCTACGATCCTTTCTTGATGAAGGATATGGATAAAGCAGTTGTGCGCATTGAGCAAGCAATTGAGAAGGGTGAAAAGATTTTGGTTTACGGCGATTATGATGTCGATGGCACTACTGCCGTTGCCCTAATGTATTCCTTTCTGTCGAAGCTAACCGACAAAATTGCCTACTATATCCCCAATCGTTACTCCGAAGGATACGGTGTTTCAATTGAAGGGGTAACCTATGCCGCCGACAATGGCTTTACGCTTATTGTGGCGCTCGACTGTGGAATAAAGGCAGTGGAAAAGGTAGCGTATGCACGTGAGCATGGAGTCGATTTTATCATTTGCGACCATCACTTGCCCGGCGATACTATCCCGAATGCCGCTGCTGTGCTCGATCCTAAACGTATCGATTGTAACTATCCATTCAAAGAACTATCGGGTTGTGGCGTTGGCTTTAAGCTGGCTCAGGCATATTCGCAGTACAAAGGGATTCCCTTTTCGGAGCTGGAACCGCTTCTGGATATGGTGGCCGTGAGCATTGCCTCCGATATTGTTCCCCTTACCGGCGAAAATCGCGTGCTCGCTCACTTCGGTCTTAAGCGTTTGAATGAAAATCCAAGCAGAGGCCTTTTGTCTATTATCAAATTGGCTGGATTGGTAGGTCATTCCATTGCCGTAGATGATATTGTGTTTAAAATTGGTCCAAGGATTAATGCCGCAGGCCGAATGGAGTCGGGCAAGGCTGCTGTTGATTTGCTTCTTGCCGATTGCGATCTTAATGCCTTCGAAATGGGCGAGGCCATTAATATCTGCAATAACGATCGTAAGGAGGTTGATAGGGGGAATACACTTCAGGCTATTGAAATTATTCAATCGAGCCCTGAACTTCAAAAGAAGAAGTCCACGGTACTCTTCAATCCTACGTGGCACAAAGGGGTCGTGGGTATTGTTGCCTCTCGCCTTATCGACTACTACTACCGTCCCACCATTGTGCTTACCGCTTCCAACGGATTTGCCACCGGGAGCGCACGCTCAGTTCCGGGATTCGATTTGTATCAAGCCATTGATGGCTGTAGCGATTTGTTGGAGAATTTCGGTGGACATATGTACGCAGCCGGCTTAACCATGAAGGAGGAGAATGTCCCAGCATTTATTGAGCGTTTCGAGTCTATTGTAGCTGCCTCCATTACCGATAGTATGATGATTCCCATGGTAGAGATCGATTCAGAGTTAAAGTTGTCCGATATTACCGAGAAGTTTTTTCGCATTCTTAAGCAGTTTCAGCCATTCGGGCCTGGGAATATGTCACCCGTATTTATTAGTTCCGATGTAGTGGATAATGGCGATGGTCGTCTTGTGGGTGCCGATCATGAGCACCTTAAGTTGGATCTTATTCAGGAGGATAACCCGTACAAACCCGTTACTGCTATTGGTTTTCAGTTAGGAATACACTACGACCATATAAGCAAGGGAAAGGCTTTCAATGCGTGTTACTCCATTGCCGAAAACACCTATCGTGGAGTTTCTTCACTTCAGGTGCGCATAAGGGATATTAAGTATTAA
- a CDS encoding transposase, with product MEKFQNKYRIPSARAAWWDYANPGAYFITICTHDRKHLFGQIYYGEMYLSPIGQIVDREWNKSFEIRAELFCDVWIIMPNHIHAILRIEPTNGEIANQVQTQGRVETHSRAFLHGVAYRSPKSISSFVAGFKSAATTRINQYRNTPKQPIWQTRFHDHIIRNDADYKRIATYIEQNPSKWMDDKFFRNG from the coding sequence ATGGAAAAATTCCAAAACAAATACCGGATACCATCGGCCCGAGCAGCGTGGTGGGATTACGCTAACCCGGGGGCATACTTTATAACTATTTGCACGCACGATCGAAAACATCTGTTCGGGCAAATTTATTACGGCGAAATGTATCTATCGCCAATAGGGCAAATTGTGGATAGAGAATGGAACAAATCATTTGAAATACGCGCGGAACTTTTTTGCGACGTATGGATAATAATGCCGAACCACATCCACGCGATATTGCGAATTGAGCCTACCAATGGGGAAATCGCAAATCAGGTACAGACGCAAGGCCGTGTGGAAACGCACAGCCGTGCGTTCCTACACGGCGTGGCATATCGATCACCAAAATCGATATCATCATTTGTGGCGGGATTTAAATCGGCTGCAACGACGCGGATCAACCAATACCGAAATACGCCGAAACAACCGATTTGGCAAACGCGATTTCATGACCATATTATTAGAAACGACGCGGATTATAAGCGAATTGCAACCTACATTGAACAAAATCCATCGAAATGGATGGATGACAAATTCTTTCGGAATGGATAA
- a CDS encoding helix-hairpin-helix domain-containing protein, translating to MAKVIAMLLITLLLSLKAIAQVSVDSSRGRPSTVENMLEMLAEQENLSDEALSDLADNLIALLEDPINLNDTTPENLRRLPLSELQIMAVTEYIRNHGQMVTPYELQLVPSFDETLTEQLLPFIKTVPLESVRAAKRVFKSRVLTRYRRVFEKQKGYRSGIQNGYLGSPDALLVKAKITASRKIQLGITAEKDAGEEFFKGNNAQGFDFYSGYLALSRIGVIKQLIIGDFSANFGQGLTLSSGYSLGKASLMVSPEKHRPTVTPYSSTDENRFFRGVAATSIDRKLTLTAFASRKHIDASVDSDSVEYVQGIESIQATGSHATNTEMKNKHSVMESAIGFNASYSKNQLRVGTSCFALAISKDFIQPTNPYQLQDADPTNIVRFGADFLYYRKQATFFGEFAMDKRFATASITGVSLLLAPAFNASLIGRRYENNYPYRYAGGFGEGSKTSGEKGICIALEFTPYKRWRVSAYADLFEFTWLRYRVSAPSSGTELSATANYSPSKTLALQLGLSQNNRPFDVTLDNLSQLEQTTRTRAKIQLTFAPAEAVTAKTRLEATRFERETAPTENGVVILQDITWHNASNRFSISGRVAFYRTDGWNSRVYAYENDVLYSFTVPAYYLSGSRYYLLTSYSLTSACKIWIKWSNTLFFGKNEVGSGLSAINGNSKSDIKVQLLLRF from the coding sequence ATGGCAAAAGTTATTGCGATGCTTCTGATTACACTCCTTCTTTCACTTAAGGCCATAGCCCAAGTGTCAGTGGACAGTTCCCGGGGGCGTCCATCCACTGTGGAAAATATGCTGGAGATGCTGGCAGAGCAAGAGAATCTTAGCGATGAAGCGCTTTCAGACCTTGCCGATAACCTGATCGCACTGCTCGAAGATCCCATAAACCTAAACGACACCACCCCTGAAAACCTGAGGAGGTTACCCCTTTCAGAGCTTCAGATTATGGCAGTAACCGAGTATATAAGAAACCATGGTCAGATGGTTACACCCTACGAGTTGCAATTGGTGCCCAGCTTTGATGAAACCTTGACAGAGCAGTTACTTCCTTTCATTAAAACAGTGCCCTTGGAGAGTGTAAGAGCGGCAAAGAGGGTATTCAAAAGTCGCGTGCTAACTCGATACAGAAGGGTGTTCGAGAAACAAAAGGGATACAGATCGGGAATTCAAAACGGCTATCTTGGCTCACCCGATGCCCTTTTGGTGAAAGCAAAGATTACTGCTTCGCGAAAGATCCAACTCGGTATCACAGCAGAGAAAGATGCAGGAGAAGAGTTCTTCAAAGGGAATAACGCCCAAGGCTTCGATTTTTATTCGGGATACCTTGCCTTGTCGAGAATAGGGGTAATAAAACAGTTGATTATAGGTGATTTCTCCGCCAACTTTGGGCAAGGGCTAACACTTTCGAGTGGCTATTCGCTTGGCAAGGCCTCGCTGATGGTATCACCTGAGAAGCATCGACCAACAGTGACTCCCTACTCGTCGACCGATGAGAATCGATTCTTCAGAGGAGTTGCAGCCACTTCCATAGATCGAAAGCTAACCCTTACAGCGTTTGCATCGAGAAAGCACATCGACGCCTCGGTGGATTCCGACTCCGTCGAATACGTCCAAGGAATAGAGTCGATTCAAGCCACCGGAAGCCATGCCACCAACACCGAAATGAAGAACAAGCATAGTGTAATGGAATCGGCAATAGGGTTTAATGCAAGTTACAGCAAAAACCAACTTCGAGTCGGGACTTCCTGTTTCGCATTGGCAATAAGCAAAGATTTCATTCAACCCACCAACCCCTATCAACTTCAAGATGCCGACCCTACGAATATTGTACGATTCGGTGCTGATTTTTTATACTATCGAAAACAGGCCACCTTCTTCGGCGAATTTGCGATGGATAAAAGGTTTGCGACAGCATCCATAACGGGTGTTTCGTTGCTACTCGCTCCGGCATTTAATGCTTCACTAATTGGTCGTCGCTACGAAAATAATTACCCTTACCGCTATGCAGGTGGATTTGGCGAAGGAAGCAAAACAAGCGGTGAGAAGGGAATATGTATTGCGCTGGAATTCACACCATACAAAAGATGGCGGGTAAGTGCATATGCCGATTTATTTGAGTTCACTTGGTTAAGATATCGAGTATCGGCCCCTTCCAGCGGCACGGAGCTATCGGCCACGGCGAATTACTCTCCATCCAAAACACTGGCACTACAGTTGGGCCTTAGCCAGAACAACAGACCATTCGATGTCACCCTAGACAATCTATCCCAATTGGAGCAAACAACAAGGACAAGAGCGAAAATACAACTAACCTTTGCACCAGCCGAAGCAGTAACGGCAAAGACTCGACTCGAGGCAACCCGGTTTGAGAGAGAAACTGCTCCAACCGAAAATGGCGTTGTTATACTTCAAGATATCACATGGCACAATGCAAGCAATCGCTTTTCGATATCAGGAAGAGTTGCCTTTTACCGAACCGACGGGTGGAACTCCAGAGTATACGCCTACGAGAACGATGTTTTATACTCCTTTACCGTGCCAGCATACTATCTTTCTGGTTCTCGCTACTACCTATTAACAAGCTATAGTTTAACCTCCGCATGTAAGATCTGGATAAAGTGGAGTAATACCCTTTTCTTCGGTAAAAACGAGGTCGGTTCAGGCCTTAGTGCGATTAATGGAAACTCAAAAAGCGACATCAAAGTCCAGCTGCTATTAAGGTTCTAG
- the lipB gene encoding lipoyl(octanoyl) transferase LipB: MRGLVTYRNLGTIAYAEGVEVQEQYFQKVLEQKQAGTLGDFRGYLLFCEHPHVYTLGKSGDATNMLITPEFLTKINASYYQTSRGGDITYHGPEQLVGYPIVDLEALNIGLKDYVHLLEEVAINVCAHYGIAASRLDGATGAWLDVGVAGRERKICAIGVRASRFITMHGWAFNVNTDLKYFSYINPCGFINKGVTSLEVELKRKVSMDEARLVFQKEWLKVFNCELLEG, translated from the coding sequence ATGAGAGGACTCGTTACCTATCGCAATTTAGGCACTATTGCATACGCCGAGGGCGTTGAAGTGCAGGAGCAATACTTCCAAAAAGTTCTTGAGCAGAAACAAGCCGGAACGCTTGGCGATTTTCGTGGATACTTACTCTTCTGTGAGCATCCACACGTGTATACGCTCGGCAAAAGCGGCGATGCTACCAACATGCTCATCACTCCGGAATTTCTCACAAAGATAAACGCTTCCTACTATCAGACGTCCCGTGGGGGCGATATTACTTATCATGGTCCTGAGCAGCTCGTTGGCTACCCAATCGTCGATCTCGAAGCACTAAATATTGGCTTGAAGGATTATGTTCATCTGCTCGAAGAGGTAGCCATAAACGTTTGTGCTCACTATGGTATTGCTGCTTCTCGGCTCGATGGCGCTACAGGTGCCTGGCTCGACGTTGGAGTTGCTGGTCGCGAGCGTAAGATTTGCGCTATTGGTGTTCGTGCCAGCCGTTTTATTACCATGCACGGGTGGGCCTTCAATGTAAACACCGATTTAAAGTATTTTTCTTACATCAATCCCTGCGGTTTTATCAATAAGGGCGTTACTTCGTTAGAAGTTGAACTTAAACGAAAAGTAAGCATGGACGAAGCCCGTTTGGTCTTCCAAAAGGAGTGGCTGAAGGTATTTAATTGTGAACTTTTAGAGGGATAG
- a CDS encoding DUF5362 family protein, translating into MDQITQQENAPVAETTGLLIPESAIPYLNSTRKWTLFFAVLGFILIGLLGLGFIGVLIASALSPMGGIMAIFAVIYAILMAIYFFPVFYLFKFSNEAKKALATRDEESITKSFRYLNLHFKITGIITIVMLSLYIIIIIGIMSFGMYFTQLFNPMGGF; encoded by the coding sequence ATGGATCAAATCACTCAACAAGAAAACGCCCCTGTGGCCGAAACCACCGGATTGCTCATTCCCGAATCGGCGATCCCCTATCTTAACTCAACCCGTAAGTGGACCCTCTTCTTTGCGGTTCTTGGGTTTATACTTATTGGTCTGCTTGGCCTTGGATTTATTGGTGTGCTTATAGCATCGGCTTTAAGCCCAATGGGTGGTATAATGGCGATTTTTGCCGTAATCTATGCAATCCTTATGGCTATCTATTTCTTCCCAGTTTTCTATCTGTTTAAATTTTCGAACGAAGCGAAGAAAGCTTTAGCTACGCGGGACGAAGAGTCCATCACAAAAAGTTTCCGTTATCTAAATCTACATTTCAAGATAACCGGTATCATTACTATTGTAATGCTTTCGCTATACATCATTATTATAATTGGAATAATGTCGTTCGGGATGTATTTCACTCAACTCTTCAACCCTATGGGCGGTTTCTAA
- the corA gene encoding magnesium/cobalt transporter CorA: protein MKTLKKVKKRAIKLPGKIEYTGSEPIRKGKIHLTQFSGGKVEVDHQAITPNEIHNYIKEGSTCWVSLDSISDAEVLQELGKAINIHPLFVSDMANADHQPKMHIAENYIFLTLKGLHFNGNGIETEHLSLILGKGFVVSISERENRFFDLFRETYLGETSLWNSTPDLLFSLLVDYIVNGYFTPISKIEEEMEDAEINLLEYSADVFSVKMLDIRKNLLIARKIIFTLRDELIPIQRTAIAQLLPASVMNFDNVIDHLNHLIQSIESYREINSGLVELSYAQTSNRMNETITTLTVISTIFIPLTFIVGLYGMNFRYMPELEQKWGYPAILGLMIIIGFGMYLFMKKKGFLKK from the coding sequence ATGAAAACGCTAAAGAAGGTAAAAAAGAGAGCGATTAAACTCCCCGGAAAGATTGAATACACGGGTTCGGAACCGATAAGAAAAGGGAAGATTCACCTTACGCAATTCTCGGGTGGGAAGGTTGAAGTAGATCATCAAGCCATAACACCCAACGAAATACATAATTATATAAAAGAAGGTTCCACCTGCTGGGTAAGCCTTGACTCCATTTCCGATGCAGAAGTTCTCCAAGAGTTGGGGAAGGCCATCAACATACACCCCTTGTTTGTGTCCGACATGGCCAACGCCGACCACCAACCCAAAATGCATATTGCGGAGAACTACATATTCCTTACGCTTAAAGGGCTACACTTTAACGGTAATGGGATAGAAACCGAGCACTTAAGTTTAATTCTTGGCAAAGGTTTTGTGGTGAGCATCAGCGAGAGGGAGAATCGATTCTTTGACCTGTTTAGAGAAACTTATCTCGGGGAAACCTCGCTGTGGAATTCGACCCCTGATCTTCTATTCTCGCTGTTGGTAGACTATATCGTTAACGGCTATTTTACACCCATCTCAAAAATTGAGGAGGAGATGGAGGACGCGGAAATAAATCTACTGGAGTATTCTGCGGATGTGTTCTCGGTAAAGATGCTCGACATTCGGAAAAATCTTTTAATTGCCCGAAAAATTATTTTTACGCTAAGGGATGAGCTAATCCCTATTCAAAGAACCGCCATTGCGCAACTCTTGCCAGCATCGGTTATGAACTTCGACAATGTGATTGACCACCTTAACCATCTGATACAATCCATTGAGAGCTATCGCGAAATAAATTCAGGGTTGGTGGAGCTTAGCTACGCTCAAACATCGAACCGAATGAACGAAACCATAACCACCCTAACCGTTATTTCCACCATTTTTATTCCGCTCACCTTTATTGTGGGGCTATATGGAATGAACTTTAGGTATATGCCGGAGCTGGAACAAAAATGGGGCTACCCAGCCATACTCGGGCTAATGATTATAATTGGGTTTGGCATGTATCTCTTCATGAAGAAGAAGGGTTTTCTGAAAAAATAA
- the lipA gene encoding lipoyl synthase, with amino-acid sequence MTLERKPSWLKIKLNLGESFADVTKIVREHKLETICTSGKCPNLHECWSAGTATFMICGDVCTRSCKFCATKTGRPLPLDPQEPANLAESVKLMKLRYVVITSVDRDDLPDGGAAHWAACISEIKRVNPATRVEVLIPDFGADTDLIDVVLTAKPDVVAHNLETIKRITPQVRSRAIYSFSLDVLRHISARGFAAKTGVMVGLGETFEEVVEVMQDAYAAGCVIFTIGQYLQPTLTHLPVVEYVHPDVFKKYKEAGEQIGLKQVVSGPLVRSSYHAAEFFQE; translated from the coding sequence ATGACTTTAGAACGTAAACCCAGCTGGTTAAAGATAAAATTGAACCTTGGCGAATCTTTTGCCGATGTAACCAAGATTGTTCGTGAGCACAAGCTCGAGACCATCTGCACCAGTGGAAAGTGTCCCAACTTGCACGAGTGCTGGAGTGCCGGCACGGCAACCTTTATGATTTGTGGCGATGTGTGTACCCGTTCCTGCAAGTTCTGTGCTACAAAAACCGGTCGCCCCTTGCCGCTCGATCCTCAGGAGCCAGCGAACCTTGCCGAGAGCGTTAAGCTCATGAAGCTGCGCTACGTGGTTATCACCTCTGTCGATCGCGACGACCTTCCCGATGGTGGGGCTGCGCATTGGGCTGCCTGCATCTCGGAGATTAAGCGAGTAAACCCGGCAACCAGAGTGGAGGTATTGATTCCTGACTTTGGTGCCGATACTGATCTTATCGATGTAGTGTTAACTGCAAAGCCAGATGTGGTGGCCCACAACTTGGAGACAATTAAGCGCATCACTCCTCAAGTCCGTAGTCGCGCCATCTATAGTTTCAGTTTAGATGTACTTCGGCATATTTCAGCCAGAGGCTTTGCTGCCAAAACAGGTGTAATGGTTGGCTTGGGCGAAACCTTTGAGGAGGTGGTTGAGGTTATGCAGGATGCCTACGCTGCCGGTTGTGTTATCTTCACCATAGGTCAATACCTTCAGCCCACGCTTACTCATCTCCCCGTTGTAGAATATGTTCACCCCGATGTGTTCAAGAAGTATAAGGAGGCCGGAGAGCAAATTGGATTAAAGCAGGTGGTAAGCGGGCCGCTCGTTCGCTCGAGCTATCATGCTGCCGAATTTTTTCAAGAATAG